In one Musa acuminata AAA Group cultivar baxijiao chromosome BXJ2-5, Cavendish_Baxijiao_AAA, whole genome shotgun sequence genomic region, the following are encoded:
- the LOC135612048 gene encoding WD-40 repeat-containing protein MSI1-like: MREEGMQEDVMGKGEEELRGAMVGRVINEEYKIWKKNTPFLYDMLISHALEWPSLTVQWLPGREEPAGKDYSVQKMILGTHTSDDEPNYLMLAEVRLPLEDAEYDARQFDGERGDADSFGGPGGKVRIVQQINHDGEVHRARYMPQNPSIIATKTVKAEVYVFDSSTHPLKPPLYGACNPDLRLSGHLSEGYGLSWSQFKQGHLLSGSDDAQICLWDINATPENKALDALHIFKVHDGVVEDVAWHLKHEDHFGSVGGDRRLCYWDVRTPRNKPVTSVIAHQGDVTCLAFNPFNEWVVATGSADKTVKLFDLRKLENAVYTLDWHKEQVFQVGWSTKNETILASSCIGRRLMVWDLSRYNDEQTPEDADEGPASLLFIHGGHTSKIPDFSWNPCEDWVIASVAEDNILQIWQMAESMYLDEDGLPGNESP; encoded by the exons ATGAGAGAGGAGGGGATGCAAGAGGACGTGATGGGGAAGGGGGAGGAAGAGTTGCGGGGGGCGATGGTGGGGCGGGTCATAAACGAGGAGtacaagatatggaagaagaacaCGCCCTTCCTGTACGACATGCTGATCTCACACGCCCTCGAGTGGCCTTCCCTCACCGTGCAGTGGCTCCCCGGCCGCGAGGAACCCGCCGGGAAGGACTACTCCGTCCAGAAGATGATCCTCGGCACCCACACCTCCGACGACGAGCCCAATTACCTCATGCTTGCCGAAGTCCGGCTTCCCCTCGAGGACGCCGAGTACGACGCCCGCCAGTTCGACGGCGAGCGCGGCGATGCCGACAGCTTCGGCGGACCCGGCGGCAAG GTGCGAATAGTTCAGCAAATAAATCATGATGGAGAGGTTCACCGAGCTCGCTACATGCCACAAAATCCTTCTATAATTGCAACAAAGACAGTCAAAGCGGAGGTCTATGTTTTTGACTCTAGCACACATCCATTAAAACCTCCATTATATGGTGCATGCAACCCTGATTTGAGGTTGAGCGGTCATCTCTCTGAAGGATATGGTTTATCCTGGAGCCAGTTTAAGCAAGGACATCTGCTGAGTGGTTCTGATGATGCTCAAATATGCTTGTGGGATATTAATGCTACTCCTGAAAATAAGGCCCTTGATGCTCTTCATATTTTTAAG GTACATGATGGTGTTGTTGAGGATGTTGCTTGGCACTTGAAGCATGAAGACCATTTTGGTTCAGTTGGTGGTGATCGTCGTCTATGCTATTGGGATGTGAGGACACCAAGAAACAAGCCAGTTACATCTGTTATTGCTCATCAAGGTGAT GTTACCTGCTTGGCATTCAACCCCTTCAATGAATGGGTCGTGGCAACAGGCTCTGCTGATAAAACTGTCAAGTTATTTGACCTTCGTAAACTTGAAAATGCTGTATACACATTGGACTGGCACAA AGAGCAAGTTTTCCAAGTTGGTTGGAGTACAAAAAACGAGACTATTCTTGCATCTTCTTGTATTGGTAGGAGGCTCATGGTGTGGGATCTTAGCAG GTACAACGACGAACAAACGCCAGAAGATGCAGATGAAGGCCCAGCATCATTGCTGTTCATCCATGGTGGTCACACAAGCAAGATACCAGATTTCTCTTGGAATCCCTGTGAGGATTGGGTCATTGCCAGTGTTGCCGAAGACAACATACTTCAGATATGGCAGATGGCAGAAAGCATGTACCTTGATGAAGATGGTTTGCCAGGAAACGAATCTCCTTAA
- the LOC135584826 gene encoding uncharacterized protein LOC135584826, whose product MTLRFPFPVFSPLPPVLASSLHRRLSIPSRSSSSSSPTPLFSSDHRPPLFLRPPAFAASRTDLHDFRRWAESLALAAGPRLSASDGGPDAALLRRELAWLVEDATVAAASESGVGEELRLRVELEELYRLWKARIEERRPFQYIVGCEHWRDLVLVVKEGVLIPRPETEMVVDLVAEVEGFEKGLWADLGTGSGAIAVGIGRMLQEGGRVFATDLSPVALEVARLNVERYELKDKIELRRGSWFEPLRDVEGKLMGLVSNPPYIPSSHIPGLQAEVGQHEPKLALDGGEAGMDHLVHLCEGSASALKSGGFFAFETNGDEQSEFLADLMSIKLGNFFHNIKMISDFAGIQRFVTGFRR is encoded by the exons ATGACTCTACGTTTCCCGTTTCCTGTCTTCTCGCCACTCCCGCCCGTCCTCGCCTCCTCTCTCCACCGCCGCCTCTCCATCCCTtctcgctcctcctcctcctcctctccgacGCCACTATTCTCTTCCGACCACCGGCCGCCTCTCTTCCTCCGCCCCCCGGCCTTCGCCGCATCTCGCACCGACCTCCATGACTTCCGCCGTTGGGCAGaatccctcgccctcgccgccggGCCCCGACTCTCCGCCTCCGACGGCGGCCCCGACGCCGCCCTCCTCCGTCGCGAGCTCGCGTGGTTGGTCGAGGACGCAACCGTCGCCGCTGCCTCCGAGTCCGGCGTCGGCGAGGAGCTCCGTCTCAGGGTCGAGCTGGAGGAGCTCTACCGCCTGTGGAAGGCGAGGATCGAGGAGAGGCGGCCGTTCCAGTACATCGTGGGGTGCGAGCATTGGAGGGACCTGGTCTTGGTGGTGAAAGAGGGGGTTTTGATCCCGAGGCCGGAGACTGAGATGGTGGTGGATTTGGTCGCGGAGGTGGAGGGGTTCGAGAAGGGCTTGTGGGCCGATTTGGGAACGGGAAGCGGCGCCATTGCTGTGGGAATTGGGAGGATGTTGCAGGAGGGAGGGAGAGTGTTTGCTACGGACTTGAGTCCGGTCGCATTGGAGGTCGCAAGGCTTAACGTGGAGAGGTATGAGTTAAAG GACAAGATTGAGTTAAGGCGGGGTTCTTGGTTTGAACCTCTGCGAGATGTTGAAGGAAAACTTATGGGTTTGGTAAGTAATCCTCCATACATTCCTAGTAGCCATATTCCGGGATTACAAGCTGAAGTCGGTCAACATGAGCCAAAGCTCGCTCTAGATGGAGGTGAGGCAGGCATGGATCATCTTGTCCATCTCTGTGAAGGCTCTGCCTCGGCACTCAAATCTGGTGGTTTCTTTGCTTTCGAG ACAAATGGTGATGAGCAATCCGAGTTTCTTGCGGATTTAATGAGCATAAAGTTGGGGAACTTCTTCCACAACATAAAGATGATATCGGACTTTGCAGGAATCCAACGATTTGTGACTGGATTCCGCAGATGA
- the LOC135612049 gene encoding kxDL motif-containing protein LO9-177-like: MGTRKEEMESERESIKAASEEISRQFGTLVDAEEIESIKQLQHLIMGRLQDSNAVLSHFNEYSERCYAEVSGDFTRNVRHLKSMKSDLDHIFTKLRSMKAKLIATYPDAFPDGSTTNMIDQRPDLETPLP; encoded by the exons ATGGGGACGAGGAAAGAGGAGATGGAATCGGAGAGGGAGTCCATCAAGGCGGCTTCCGAAGAGATCTCTCGCCAATTCGGAACCCTAGTGGACGCCGAGGAGATCGAATCTATCAAGCAGCTGCAGCATCTCAT AATGGGAAGACTGCAAGACAGTAATGCAGTCCTTTCACACTTCAATGAGTATTCGGAGCGATGTTATGCTGAGGTATCTGGCGACTTCACGAGAAATGTCCGTCACTTGAAGTCCATGAAATCTGATCTAGACCACATTTTTACAAAGCTCAG GAGCATGAAGGCAAAGCTAATAGCTACATATCCTGACGCTTTTCCTGATGGTTCCACTACCAACATGATAGATCAAAGGCCTGACCTTGAAACACCGCTTCCATGA